The following proteins are co-located in the Escherichia fergusonii ATCC 35469 genome:
- the paaK gene encoding phenylacetate--CoA ligase PaaK, which translates to MITNTKLDPIETASVDELQALQTQRLKWTLKHAYENVPMYRRKFDAAGVHPDDFRELSDLRKFPCTTKQDLRDNYPFDTFAVPMEQVVRIHASSGTTGKPTVVGYTQNDIDNWANIVARSLRAAGGTPKDKIHVAYGYGLFTGGLGAHYGAERLGATVIPMSGGQTEKQAQLIRDFQPDMIMVTPSYCLNLIEELERQLGGDASGCSLRVGVFGAEPWTQAMRKEIERRLGITALDIYGLSEVMGPGVAMECLETTDGPTIWEDHFYPEIVNPNDGTPLADGEHGELLFTTLTKEALPVIRYRTRDLTRLLPGTARTMRRMDRISGRSDDMLIIRGVNVFPSQLEEEIVKFEHLSPHYQLEVNRRGHLDSLSVKVELKESSLTLTHEQRCQVCHQLRHRIKSMVGISTDVMIVNCGSIPRSEGKACRVFDLRNIVGA; encoded by the coding sequence ATGATAACCAATACAAAGCTTGACCCGATTGAAACCGCGTCTGTTGATGAGTTACAGGCGTTGCAAACACAGCGTCTGAAATGGACGCTCAAACACGCGTATGAAAATGTGCCGATGTATCGGCGAAAATTCGACGCAGCAGGTGTACATCCTGATGATTTCAGGGAACTTTCAGACCTGCGTAAATTTCCCTGTACCACCAAGCAGGATCTGCGCGACAACTATCCCTTTGACACCTTTGCCGTGCCGATGGAACAAGTGGTGCGCATTCATGCTTCTTCGGGAACCACAGGTAAACCGACAGTTGTCGGCTATACACAAAACGATATTGATAACTGGGCCAATATCGTAGCGCGTTCCTTGCGTGCGGCAGGTGGCACGCCCAAAGACAAAATTCATGTCGCCTATGGTTACGGCCTGTTTACCGGTGGGCTGGGCGCGCACTATGGTGCAGAACGCCTGGGCGCTACGGTGATCCCGATGTCTGGCGGGCAGACGGAAAAACAAGCGCAACTGATCCGCGATTTTCAACCGGATATGATCATGGTTACGCCATCTTATTGCCTTAACCTGATTGAAGAGCTGGAACGGCAGTTGGGCGGTGATGCCAGCGGTTGCTCGCTGCGAGTTGGAGTGTTTGGTGCTGAGCCGTGGACACAGGCCATGCGTAAAGAGATTGAACGGCGTCTGGGGATCACTGCGCTGGATATTTATGGCCTGTCAGAAGTGATGGGGCCGGGGGTCGCGATGGAGTGTCTGGAAACTACCGACGGCCCAACCATTTGGGAAGATCATTTCTATCCTGAAATTGTTAATCCCAATGACGGCACACCGCTTGCCGATGGCGAACATGGCGAACTGTTATTCACCACGCTGACCAAAGAAGCATTGCCGGTTATTCGTTACCGTACGCGTGATTTAACCCGACTGTTGCCAGGAACGGCACGAACCATGCGCCGCATGGATCGCATCAGTGGACGTAGCGATGACATGTTGATCATTCGCGGTGTAAATGTCTTCCCGTCACAACTGGAAGAAGAGATTGTCAAATTCGAACATTTATCGCCGCATTACCAACTGGAGGTTAACCGTCGGGGGCATCTTGATTCACTTTCTGTGAAAGTGGAGTTGAAAGAAAGCAGCCTGACATTGACGCATGAGCAGCGTTGCCAGGTGTGCCACCAGCTGCGCCATCGGATTAAATC
- the paaE gene encoding 1,2-phenylacetyl-CoA epoxidase subunit PaaE: MTTFHSLTVAKVEPETRDAVTITFAVPQPLQEAYRFRPGQHLTLKASLNGEELRRCYSICRSYLPGEISVAVKAIEGGRFSRYARDHIRQGMTLEVMVPQGHFGYQPQAERHGRYLAIAAGSGITPMLAIIATTLQTEPESQFTLIYGNRTSQSMMFRQALADLKDKYPQRLQLLCIFSQETLDSDLLHGRIDGEKLQSLGASLINFRLYDEAFICGPAAMMDDAEAALKALGMPEKAIHLERFNTPGTRVKRSVNVQSDGQKVTVRQDGRDREIVLNADDESILDAALRQGADLPYACKGGVCATCKCKVLRGKVAMETNYSLEPDELAAGYVLSCQALPLTSDVVVDFDAKGMA, from the coding sequence ATGACAACGTTTCATTCCTTAACGGTGGCAAAAGTGGAGCCGGAAACCCGTGATGCGGTGACCATTACCTTTGCGGTGCCCCAGCCTTTGCAGGAGGCGTATCGCTTTCGCCCTGGTCAACATTTGACCTTAAAAGCCAGCCTTAATGGTGAAGAATTACGCCGTTGTTACTCCATTTGCCGTAGCTACCTGCCTGGCGAAATTAGTGTGGCGGTGAAAGCTATTGAAGGCGGACGTTTCTCCCGCTATGCCCGCGATCACATCCGTCAGGGGATGACGCTGGAAGTCATGGTGCCGCAGGGGCATTTCGGCTATCAGCCGCAGGCCGAACGCCACGGGCGCTATCTGGCTATTGCAGCAGGATCAGGTATTACGCCAATGCTGGCGATTATCGCCACCACTTTACAAACCGAGCCTGAAAGTCAGTTCACCCTGATTTACGGTAACCGTACCAGTCAGAGCATGATGTTCCGCCAGGCACTGGCAGACCTGAAAGACAAATATCCTCAGCGTTTACAGTTGTTGTGCATTTTTAGTCAGGAAACCCTCGACAGCGATCTGCTTCACGGGCGTATTGACGGTGAAAAATTACAGTCACTTGGGGCCTCGCTCATTAATTTTCGTCTTTATGATGAGGCCTTTATTTGTGGTCCGGCTGCAATGATGGATGACGCGGAAGCCGCCTTAAAAGCGTTGGGAATGCCAGAAAAAGCCATTCACCTGGAGCGGTTTAATACGCCTGGCACGCGCGTCAAACGTAGCGTTAACGTGCAAAGTGACGGACAAAAAGTGACTGTGCGTCAGGATGGGCGGGATCGGGAAATTGTGCTTAATGCCGACGATGAAAGCATTCTCGACGCGGCATTGCGCCAGGGGGCTGATCTGCCCTATGCCTGCAAAGGCGGCGTCTGTGCGACCTGCAAATGCAAAGTGCTGCGTGGCAAAGTGGCGATGGAAACCAATTACAGTCTGGAACCGGATGAACTGGCCGCAGGCTATGTGTTGAGTTGCCAGGCACTGCCGCTGACCAGCGATGTGGTGGTTGACTTTGACGCTAAGGGGATGGCATGA
- the paaG gene encoding 2-(1,2-epoxy-1,2-dihydrophenyl)acetyl-CoA isomerase PaaG, whose translation MMEFILSHIEKGVMTLTLNRPERLNSFNDEMHAQLAECLKQAERDDTIRCLLITGAGRGFCAGQDLNDRNVDPTGPAPDLGMSVERFYNPLVRRMAKLPKPVICAVNGVAAGAGATLALGCDIVIAARSAKFVMAFSKLGLVPDCGGTWLLPRVAGRARAMGLALLGNQLSAEQAHEWGMIWQVVDDETLADTAQQQALHLATQPTFGLGLIKQAINSAETNTFDTQLDLERDYQRLAGRSADYREGVSAFLAKRSPQFTGK comes from the coding sequence ATGATGGAATTCATCCTCAGTCATATAGAAAAGGGCGTGATGACACTAACGCTCAACCGCCCGGAACGCCTGAACAGTTTTAATGATGAGATGCACGCACAACTGGCAGAGTGCCTGAAACAGGCGGAGCGCGACGACACTATCCGTTGCCTGTTAATTACAGGTGCCGGACGTGGATTTTGTGCTGGTCAGGATCTCAACGATCGTAACGTTGATCCCACTGGCCCCGCACCGGATTTAGGTATGTCAGTGGAGCGATTCTATAACCCGCTGGTACGTCGCATGGCAAAACTGCCAAAACCAGTGATCTGTGCAGTCAATGGCGTGGCGGCAGGGGCTGGCGCAACACTGGCACTGGGGTGCGATATCGTTATTGCTGCCCGTTCAGCAAAATTCGTCATGGCCTTTAGTAAATTAGGTTTAGTACCCGATTGCGGTGGTACCTGGTTACTGCCACGCGTTGCCGGGCGAGCGCGCGCCATGGGGCTGGCACTGCTGGGGAATCAACTGAGTGCTGAACAGGCGCACGAATGGGGGATGATCTGGCAGGTTGTTGATGATGAAACGCTGGCAGATACCGCGCAACAGCAGGCACTGCATCTGGCGACACAACCGACATTTGGTCTTGGACTTATCAAGCAAGCGATAAATAGCGCTGAAACTAACACGTTCGATACGCAGCTGGATCTGGAACGCGACTATCAGCGACTTGCCGGACGGAGCGCAGATTATCGTGAAGGTGTCAGTGCGTTCCTGGCTAAACGCTCACCGCAGTTCACGGGGAAATAG
- the paaC gene encoding 1,2-phenylacetyl-CoA epoxidase subunit PaaC — protein sequence MNQLTAYTLRLGDNCLVLSQRLGEWCGHAPELEIDLALANIGLDLLGQARNFLSYAAELAGEGDEDTLAFTRDERQFSNLLLVEQPNGNFADTIARQYFIDAWHVALFTRLMESRDPQLAAISAKAIKEARYHLRFSRGWLERLGNGTDISGQKMQQAIDKLWRFTAELFDADEIDIALSEEGVAVDPRTLRAAWEAEVFAGINEATLNVPHELAYRTGGKKGLHTEHLGPMLAEMQYLQRVLPGQQW from the coding sequence ATGAATCAGTTAACGGCTTACACCTTGCGCCTGGGCGATAACTGCCTGGTGCTCTCCCAGCGGTTGGGGGAATGGTGCGGTCACGCACCGGAACTGGAAATCGATCTCGCGCTGGCAAACATTGGCCTCGATTTATTAGGTCAGGCACGCAACTTCTTATCGTATGCTGCTGAATTAGCGGGAGAAGGTGATGAAGATACCCTGGCATTCACCCGAGACGAGCGCCAGTTCAGCAACTTATTGTTGGTTGAACAACCAAATGGCAATTTTGCCGACACCATTGCACGCCAGTATTTCATCGATGCATGGCATGTGGCGCTCTTTACCCGTCTGATGGAAAGCCGTGATCCGCAACTGGCGGCGATTTCTGCCAAAGCAATTAAAGAGGCGCGTTATCACCTGCGTTTTAGTCGTGGCTGGCTGGAGCGACTGGGCAATGGTACTGACATATCAGGGCAAAAGATGCAGCAGGCCATCGACAAGTTGTGGCGTTTTACCGCCGAACTGTTCGATGCCGACGAGATTGATATTGCACTGAGTGAAGAGGGTGTTGCAGTTGATCCACGCACTTTACGTGCTGCGTGGGAAGCCGAAGTTTTTGCCGGGATCAACGAAGCCACATTAAACGTACCGCACGAGCTGGCGTATCGCACTGGCGGTAAAAAAGGGCTGCATACCGAACATCTTGGGCCAATGCTGGCAGAAATGCAGTATCTCCAGCGTGTCTTGCCCGGTCAGCAATGGTAA
- the paaA gene encoding 1,2-phenylacetyl-CoA epoxidase subunit PaaA → MTQEERFEQRIAQETAIEPQDWMPDAYRKTLIRQIGQHAHSEIVGMLPEGNWITRAPTLRRKAILLAKVQDEAGHGLYLYSAAETLGCAREDIYQKMLDGRMKYSSIFNYPTLSWADIGVIGWLVDGAAIVNQVALCRTSYGPYARAMVKICKEESFHQRQGFEACMALAQGSEAQKQMLQDAINRFWWPALMMFGPNDDNSPNSARSLAWKIKRFTNDELRQRFVDNTVPQVEMLGMTVPDPDLHFDAESGHYRFGEIDWQEFNEVINGRGICNQERLDAKRKAWEEGTWVREAALAHAQKQHACKVA, encoded by the coding sequence GTGACCCAAGAAGAACGCTTTGAGCAACGGATAGCCCAGGAAACGGCTATCGAGCCGCAGGACTGGATGCCCGATGCTTACCGAAAAACACTGATCCGCCAGATTGGGCAGCATGCGCACTCCGAAATTGTTGGTATGTTGCCTGAGGGTAACTGGATCACTCGCGCACCAACCTTGCGGCGTAAAGCTATTCTGTTGGCCAAAGTGCAGGATGAAGCCGGTCATGGTCTTTATCTCTATAGCGCCGCCGAAACACTGGGCTGCGCCAGAGAAGACATCTACCAAAAAATGCTCGACGGACGGATGAAATATTCCTCCATCTTTAATTATCCGACATTGAGTTGGGCTGATATCGGCGTTATCGGCTGGCTGGTAGATGGCGCAGCGATCGTCAATCAGGTGGCGTTATGCCGCACATCTTATGGCCCGTATGCCAGAGCAATGGTGAAAATCTGCAAAGAAGAGAGTTTTCACCAGCGTCAGGGATTTGAAGCCTGCATGGCACTGGCGCAGGGCAGCGAAGCTCAAAAGCAGATGTTGCAAGACGCCATTAACCGTTTCTGGTGGCCAGCCTTAATGATGTTCGGGCCAAACGATGATAACTCGCCAAACAGTGCCAGAAGTCTCGCCTGGAAAATCAAACGTTTCACCAATGACGAACTCCGCCAGCGTTTCGTGGATAACACCGTTCCACAGGTTGAAATGCTCGGTATGACCGTTCCTGACCCGGATCTGCATTTTGATGCTGAAAGCGGTCACTACCGCTTTGGTGAGATCGACTGGCAGGAGTTTAACGAAGTCATTAACGGTCGCGGAATTTGTAATCAGGAGCGGCTCGACGCCAAACGTAAAGCCTGGGAAGAAGGTACCTGGGTACGGGAAGCAGCGCTGGCCCATGCACAAAAACAACATGCCTGTAAGGTCGCATAA
- the paaB gene encoding 1,2-phenylacetyl-CoA epoxidase subunit PaaB encodes MSNVYWPLYEVFVRGKQGLSHRHVGSLHAADERMALENARDAYTRRSEGCSIWVVKASEIIASQPEERGEFFDPAESKVYRHPTFYTIPDGIEHM; translated from the coding sequence ATGAGTAATGTTTACTGGCCGTTATACGAAGTTTTCGTGCGTGGCAAACAGGGCTTATCACACCGCCATGTTGGCAGTTTACATGCTGCTGATGAGCGGATGGCACTGGAAAATGCCCGTGATGCTTACACCCGTCGTAGCGAAGGATGTTCAATTTGGGTGGTGAAGGCGAGTGAAATTATTGCTTCGCAACCGGAAGAACGTGGTGAATTTTTTGATCCGGCTGAAAGCAAGGTCTATCGCCATCCAACGTTTTACACCATCCCTGATGGCATTGAGCACATGTGA
- the paaH gene encoding 3-hydroxyacyl-CoA dehydrogenase PaaH: MMINVQTVAVIGSGTMGAGIAEVAASHGHQVLLYDISAEALTRAIDGIHARLNSRVKRGKLTAETCERTLKRLIPVTDIHALAAADLVIEAASERLEVKKALFAQLAEVCPPQTLLTTNTSSISITAIAAEVKNPERVAGLHFFNPAPVMKLVEVVSGLATAAEVVEQLCELTLSWGKQPVRCHSTPGFIVNRVARPYYSEAWRALEEQVAAPEVIDAALRDGAGFPMGPLELTDLIGQDVNFAVTCSVFNAFWQERRFLPSLVQQELVIGGRLGKKSGLGVYDWRAEREEVVGLEAVSDSFSPMKVENKSDGVTEIDDVLLIETQGETAQALATRLARPVVVVDKMTGKVVTIAAAAVNPDSATRKAIYYLQQQGKTVLQIADYPGMLIWRTVAMIINEALDALQKGVASEQDIDTAMRLGVNYPYGPLAWGAQLGWQRILRFLENLQHHYGEERYRPCSLLRQRALLESGYES, translated from the coding sequence ATGATGATAAATGTGCAAACTGTGGCAGTGATTGGGAGCGGCACCATGGGGGCAGGCATTGCAGAAGTTGCCGCCAGTCATGGACATCAGGTTTTACTGTATGACATTTCTGCTGAAGCGCTGACCCGCGCAATAGACGGAATACACGCGCGGCTGAATTCACGCGTGAAGCGGGGAAAACTGACCGCTGAAACCTGTGAACGCACATTGAAACGTCTGATCCCGGTGACCGATATTCACGCGCTGGCAGCAGCGGATCTGGTCATTGAAGCGGCGTCTGAACGTCTGGAAGTCAAAAAAGCGCTCTTTGCACAGCTGGCGGAAGTTTGCCCGCCACAAACGCTATTGACCACTAACACATCTTCAATCTCTATAACCGCGATTGCTGCGGAGGTGAAAAATCCTGAACGTGTTGCGGGGCTGCATTTTTTTAACCCGGCACCGGTGATGAAGTTGGTGGAGGTGGTCAGTGGGCTGGCAACGGCGGCGGAAGTTGTCGAGCAGTTGTGTGAACTGACGTTAAGTTGGGGTAAGCAGCCTGTGCGCTGTCATTCGACCCCTGGATTTATCGTTAACCGTGTTGCGCGTCCTTATTATTCCGAGGCCTGGCGGGCACTGGAAGAGCAGGTTGCTGCACCAGAAGTGATTGACGCTGCGCTTCGCGATGGAGCTGGTTTCCCGATGGGGCCGCTGGAATTAACCGATCTGATTGGTCAGGACGTCAATTTTGCTGTCACCTGCTCGGTGTTTAACGCTTTCTGGCAGGAACGTCGTTTTCTCCCTTCGCTGGTGCAACAGGAACTGGTGATTGGTGGACGATTAGGCAAGAAAAGTGGGCTGGGCGTGTATGACTGGCGTGCGGAGCGTGAGGAAGTTGTTGGCCTGGAAGCGGTAAGCGACAGTTTTAGTCCAATGAAAGTAGAAAATAAAAGTGACGGTGTCACGGAAATTGACGATGTTTTATTGATTGAGACACAAGGCGAGACGGCACAGGCGCTGGCAACACGACTGGCACGCCCGGTGGTCGTGGTCGACAAAATGACGGGCAAGGTGGTGACCATTGCTGCGGCAGCGGTGAACCCGGACTCAGCGACTCGCAAGGCCATTTATTACCTGCAACAGCAGGGCAAAACAGTGCTGCAAATTGCTGATTACCCAGGAATGCTGATTTGGCGAACGGTAGCAATGATCATCAATGAAGCCCTTGATGCGCTGCAAAAAGGTGTGGCCTCTGAACAGGATATCGATACCGCCATGCGTCTTGGGGTGAATTATCCATATGGCCCGCTTGCCTGGGGAGCGCAACTTGGCTGGCAGCGAATATTAAGGTTCCTGGAAAACCTACAACATCACTATGGCGAAGAACGTTATCGTCCATGTTCATTGCTGCGCCAGCGGGCGCTTCTGGAGAGCGGTTATGAGTCATAA
- the paaF gene encoding 2,3-dehydroadipyl-CoA hydratase PaaF: MNELIVSRQQRVLLLTLNRPAARNALNNALLTQLVNELDAAATDTSISVCVITGNARFFAAGADLNEMAEKDLVATLNDTRPQLWARLQAFNKPLIAAVNGYALGAGCELALLCDVVVAGENARFGLPEITLGIMPGAGGTQRLIRSVGKSLASKMVLGGESITAQQAQQAGLVSDVFPSDLTLEYALQLASKMARHSPLALQAAKQALRQSQEVALQAGLAQERQLFTLLAATEDRHEGISAFLQKRTPDFKGR; encoded by the coding sequence ATGAACGAACTGATCGTCAGCCGTCAGCAACGAGTATTGTTGCTGACCCTTAACCGTCCTGCCGCACGTAATGCGCTGAATAATGCCCTGCTGACGCAACTGGTAAATGAACTGGACGCTGCGGCTACCGATACCAGCATTTCGGTCTGTGTGATTACTGGTAATGCACGCTTTTTTGCCGCCGGGGCCGATCTCAACGAAATGGCAGAAAAAGATCTCGTGGCCACCTTAAACGATACACGCCCGCAGCTATGGGCGCGATTGCAGGCCTTTAACAAACCACTCATCGCAGCTGTCAACGGTTACGCGCTTGGTGCGGGCTGCGAACTGGCATTGTTGTGTGATGTGGTGGTTGCCGGAGAGAACGCGCGTTTTGGGTTGCCGGAAATCACTCTTGGCATCATGCCTGGTGCAGGCGGAACGCAACGTTTAATTCGTAGTGTCGGTAAATCGTTAGCCAGCAAAATGGTGCTGGGCGGAGAAAGCATCACTGCTCAGCAAGCACAGCAGGCCGGGCTGGTTAGCGACGTCTTTCCCAGCGATTTAACTCTCGAATATGCCTTACAGCTGGCATCGAAAATGGCACGTCACTCGCCGCTGGCCTTACAAGCGGCAAAGCAAGCGCTGCGCCAGTCGCAGGAAGTGGCTCTGCAAGCCGGACTTGCCCAGGAGCGACAGTTATTCACCTTGCTGGCGGCAACAGAAGATCGTCATGAAGGCATCTCCGCTTTCTTACAAAAACGCACGCCCGACTTTAAAGGACGCTAA
- the paaD gene encoding 1,2-phenylacetyl-CoA epoxidase subunit PaaD has protein sequence MQRLVTIAPPQVHEIWALLSQIPDPEIPVLTITDLGMVRNVTQMGEGWVIGFTPTYSGCPATEHLIGAIREAMTTNGFTPVQVVLQLDPAWTTDWMTPDARERLRQYGISPPAGHSCHAHLPPEVRCPRCASVHTTLISEFGSTACKALYRCDSCREPFDYFKCI, from the coding sequence ATGCAACGTCTGGTCACCATTGCGCCGCCGCAGGTGCATGAGATATGGGCGCTACTCAGCCAGATCCCGGACCCGGAAATCCCGGTGCTGACCATTACCGATTTAGGCATGGTACGTAATGTGACACAGATGGGAGAAGGATGGGTGATCGGCTTTACGCCGACATATTCCGGTTGTCCGGCAACGGAACATCTGATTGGGGCGATACGTGAGGCAATGACAACCAACGGGTTTACCCCCGTTCAGGTTGTGCTGCAACTCGACCCGGCGTGGACCACCGACTGGATGACCCCCGATGCCCGTGAGCGTCTGCGACAGTATGGCATTAGCCCGCCCGCCGGACACAGTTGCCATGCCCATTTGCCGCCAGAGGTGCGTTGCCCGCGCTGCGCCAGCGTCCATACCACACTTATCAGTGAATTTGGTTCCACGGCCTGCAAAGCATTGTATCGCTGCGATAGCTGTCGCGAACCTTTCGATTATTTCAAATGTATTTGA
- the paaJ gene encoding bifunctional 3-oxoadipyl-CoA/3-oxo-5,6-dehydrosuberyl-CoA thiolase, producing MREAFICDGIRTPIGRYGGALSGVRADDLAAIPLRELLVRNPRLDAECIDDVILGCANQAGEDNRNVARMATLLAGLPQSVSGTTINRLCGSGLDALGFAARAIKAGDGDLLIAGGVESMSRAPFVMGKAASAFSRQAEMFDTTIGWRFVNPLMAQQFGTDSMPETAENVAELLKISREDQDSFALRSQQRTAKAQSSGILAEEIVPVVLKNKKGVVTEIQHDEHLRPETTLEQLGGLKAPFRANGVITAGNASGVNDGAAALIIASEQMAAAQGLTPRARIVAMATAGVEPRLMGLGPVPATRRVLERAGLSIHDMDVIELNEAFAAQALGVLRELGLPDDAPHVNPNGGAIALGHPLGMSGARLALAASHELHRRNGRYALCTMCIGVGQGIAMILERV from the coding sequence ATGCGTGAAGCCTTTATCTGTGACGGAATTCGAACGCCAATTGGTCGCTACGGCGGGGCATTATCTGGTGTTCGGGCTGACGATCTGGCAGCTATCCCTTTGCGGGAGTTGCTGGTGCGAAACCCGCGTCTCGATGCGGAGTGTATCGATGATGTGATCCTCGGCTGTGCTAATCAGGCGGGAGAAGATAACCGTAACGTAGCACGGATGGCGACTTTACTGGCGGGGCTGCCGCAGAGTGTTTCCGGCACTACCATTAATCGCTTGTGTGGTTCCGGGCTGGACGCGCTGGGGTTCGCCGCACGGGCGATTAAAGCGGGCGATGGCGATTTACTGATCGCCGGTGGCGTGGAGTCAATGTCACGGGCACCGTTTGTTATGGGCAAGGCAGCCAGTGCATTTTCTCGTCAGGCTGAGATGTTTGATACCACTATTGGCTGGCGATTTGTGAACCCGCTCATGGCTCAGCAATTTGGAACTGACAGCATGCCGGAAACGGCAGAGAATGTAGCTGAACTGTTAAAAATCTCGCGAGAAGATCAAGATAGCTTTGCGCTACGCAGTCAGCAACGTACGGCAAAAGCGCAATCCTCAGGCATTTTAGCTGAGGAGATTGTTCCGGTTGTGTTGAAAAACAAAAAAGGTGTTGTAACAGAAATACAACATGATGAGCATCTGCGCCCGGAAACGACGCTGGAACAGTTAGGTGGGCTAAAAGCACCGTTTCGTGCCAATGGAGTGATCACCGCAGGCAATGCCTCCGGGGTGAATGACGGAGCCGCTGCGTTGATTATTGCCAGTGAACAGATGGCTGCAGCGCAAGGACTGACACCGCGAGCGCGTATCGTAGCCATGGCAACCGCCGGGGTGGAGCCGCGTCTTATGGGGCTTGGTCCGGTGCCTGCAACTCGCCGGGTGCTGGAACGCGCGGGGCTGAGTATTCACGATATGGACGTGATTGAACTGAATGAAGCGTTCGCGGCCCAGGCGTTGGGTGTACTACGCGAATTGGGGCTGCCTGATGATGCCCCACATGTTAACCCCAACGGAGGCGCCATCGCCTTAGGCCATCCATTGGGAATGAGTGGTGCCCGCCTGGCACTGGCTGCCAGCCATGAGCTGCATCGGCGTAACGGTCGTTACGCATTATGCACCATGTGCATCGGTGTCGGTCAGGGCATCGCCATGATTCTGGAGCGTGTTTGA
- the paaI gene encoding hydroxyphenylacetyl-CoA thioesterase PaaI: MSHKAWQNAHAMYENDACAKALGIDIISMDEGFAVVTMTVTAQMLNGHQSCHGGQLFSLADTAFAYACNSQGLAAVASACTIDFLRPGFAGDTLTATAQVRHQGKQTGVYDIEIVNQQQKTVALFRGKSHRIGGTITGEA, from the coding sequence ATGAGTCATAAGGCCTGGCAAAATGCCCATGCAATGTATGAGAACGATGCCTGCGCCAAAGCACTTGGCATCGACATTATCTCAATGGATGAAGGCTTTGCTGTAGTGACCATGACCGTTACTGCACAAATGCTTAATGGTCACCAAAGTTGCCATGGAGGGCAGCTATTTTCACTGGCTGATACTGCCTTTGCCTACGCCTGCAATAGTCAGGGGCTGGCAGCCGTCGCTTCTGCCTGCACGATTGATTTTTTACGTCCAGGCTTTGCCGGAGACACCTTAACTGCCACTGCGCAGGTACGTCATCAGGGCAAGCAAACCGGTGTTTACGACATCGAAATTGTTAACCAACAACAAAAAACGGTTGCGCTGTTTCGCGGTAAATCTCACCGCATCGGCGGCACCATTACAGGAGAAGCCTGA